The following proteins are co-located in the Mycolicibacterium goodii genome:
- the pcaC gene encoding 4-carboxymuconolactone decarboxylase, translating into MDVRRAVLGDDHVDRAVAATTEFTADFQDLITRYAWGEIWTRPGLDRRSRSMITLTAMVARGHHAELAMHVRAARRNGLTVDEIKEVLLQTAIYCGVPDANTAFRIAGEVLAEDEHRVTR; encoded by the coding sequence ATGGACGTTCGCCGTGCCGTGCTCGGCGACGACCACGTGGACCGCGCCGTCGCCGCCACCACCGAATTCACCGCCGATTTCCAGGATCTCATCACCCGTTACGCATGGGGTGAAATCTGGACCCGGCCGGGGCTGGACCGCCGGAGCCGGTCGATGATCACGCTGACGGCGATGGTCGCCCGAGGTCATCACGCCGAGTTGGCCATGCACGTCCGCGCCGCGCGCCGCAACGGGCTGACCGTGGACGAGATCAAGGAGGTGCTGTTGCAGACGGCGATCTACTGCGGTGTGCCCGACGCCAACACCGCGTTCCGCATCGCCGGTGAGGTGCTCGCCGAGGACGAGCACCGCGTCACCCGATGA
- the pcaB gene encoding 3-carboxy-cis,cis-muconate cycloisomerase, with protein sequence MTDLLWPGDHRAGRLMSDRAYLDAMVAVENAWLNLLVDTGAAPVAARADLTNLISAADIEVLAAGAEADGNPVVGLVALLRERAGGEAARWLHRGLTSQDVIDTALMMCLRDALGGIREELAGHVRVLVELIETHRDDVMLARTLTQPALPSTVAVKLANWLCGVLDAADALAAVPSLPVQTGGAVGTHAAATELLGSPDAALAASDALAAALGLAPSAPWHTTRAVVTRTGDALVGCCDACGHIAGDVAVGSRAEIGEFAEGAGGGSSTMPHKHNPVLSVLIRRAALAAPALGATLHAASSASVDERSDGGWHAEWATLRTLARRTVVAVRQTGDLLADLRVDVARARANLSAAGDLLAEQRVMSELTGRPPRSDYRGATAHLVDAAVRRAHRLMKETM encoded by the coding sequence GTGACCGACCTGCTGTGGCCGGGCGATCACCGGGCCGGCCGGCTGATGAGCGACCGCGCGTACCTCGACGCGATGGTCGCCGTCGAGAACGCCTGGCTGAACCTGCTCGTCGACACCGGAGCGGCCCCGGTGGCGGCCCGCGCCGACCTGACGAATCTGATATCCGCCGCGGACATCGAGGTTCTCGCCGCAGGTGCGGAGGCCGACGGCAATCCCGTCGTCGGACTGGTTGCGCTGCTGCGTGAGCGAGCAGGCGGCGAGGCGGCGCGATGGCTGCATCGCGGACTGACCAGCCAGGACGTCATCGACACCGCGCTGATGATGTGTCTGCGCGACGCGCTGGGCGGCATCCGCGAGGAATTGGCCGGCCATGTGCGGGTGCTCGTCGAACTGATCGAGACCCACCGCGACGATGTGATGCTTGCGCGCACCCTCACCCAGCCCGCATTGCCGAGCACCGTCGCGGTGAAGCTCGCCAACTGGCTCTGCGGCGTGCTCGACGCCGCCGATGCGCTGGCGGCTGTGCCGTCGTTGCCGGTGCAGACCGGCGGAGCCGTCGGAACCCATGCGGCCGCAACGGAACTGCTGGGGTCGCCGGACGCCGCGCTGGCCGCGTCCGATGCGTTGGCCGCGGCCTTGGGGTTGGCGCCTTCCGCGCCGTGGCACACCACCAGGGCGGTGGTGACGCGCACCGGTGATGCGCTGGTCGGCTGTTGTGACGCCTGCGGTCACATCGCCGGGGACGTGGCGGTGGGCAGCAGGGCCGAGATCGGTGAGTTCGCCGAGGGCGCCGGCGGAGGTTCTTCCACCATGCCGCACAAACACAACCCGGTGCTGTCGGTGCTGATCCGTCGCGCAGCGCTGGCGGCCCCTGCGCTCGGCGCGACGCTGCACGCGGCGTCGTCGGCCAGTGTCGACGAACGCTCCGACGGCGGCTGGCACGCGGAGTGGGCGACGCTGCGCACGTTGGCCCGGCGCACCGTGGTCGCGGTCCGCCAGACCGGTGACCTGTTGGCGGATCTTCGTGTCGACGTCGCACGCGCCCGCGCGAATCTGTCCGCGGCCGGCGATCTGCTGGCCGAGCAGCGGGTGATGAGCGAACTGACCGGCCGCCCGCCGCGCTCCGATTACCGGGGCGCGACCGCCCACCTCGTCGATGCCGCTGTCCGACGGGCACACAGACTGATGAAGGAGACGATGTGA
- the pcaG gene encoding protocatechuate 3,4-dioxygenase subunit alpha, with product MMSTLPATPGQTVGPFYGYALPIAGGNELVPPRAPGAIHLHGRVTDGEGAPVPDALLEIWQADADGAVPTAPGSLCRDGWTFTGWGRAATDGAGRYSFSTVKPGPVQPGSAPFIAMTVFARGLLNRLFTRVYLPGPHLVDEPLLSSLPSDRRATLIAVPDDDGLRFDLRLQGEDETVFLRFPGHMP from the coding sequence ATGATGAGCACACTGCCCGCCACACCCGGCCAGACCGTCGGCCCGTTCTACGGTTACGCCCTGCCGATCGCCGGTGGCAACGAACTCGTACCGCCACGCGCGCCCGGCGCCATCCACCTGCACGGCCGAGTCACCGATGGCGAGGGCGCGCCGGTACCGGATGCGCTGCTGGAGATCTGGCAGGCCGACGCCGACGGTGCCGTGCCCACCGCGCCAGGATCACTGTGCCGGGACGGCTGGACCTTCACCGGATGGGGACGGGCAGCCACCGACGGTGCGGGCCGATACAGCTTCTCGACGGTGAAACCGGGCCCGGTACAACCGGGTTCGGCGCCGTTTATCGCCATGACGGTTTTCGCACGAGGCCTGCTCAACCGGCTGTTCACCCGGGTGTATCTGCCCGGGCCGCACCTGGTGGACGAACCACTGCTGTCCTCGCTGCCCAGCGACCGCCGAGCAACCCTGATCGCCGTGCCGGATGACGACGGACTTCGCTTCGACCTCCGGCTGCAAGGCGAAGACGAGACCGTCTTCCTGCGATTCCCCGGGCACATGCCGTGA
- the pcaH gene encoding protocatechuate 3,4-dioxygenase subunit beta gives MTDLSQADINSEIDAIAVSYHRTGLEESQPRLDYPPYRSSVLRHPKAQLQQVDPEGVELAAPCFGPRDVQPHEADLTIQHTGEPIGERIVVTGRIVDGDGRPVRRQLVEIWQANAAGRYRHLRDQHPAPLDPNFTGVGRCLTDDDGNYRFTTIRPGPYPWRNHHNAWRPAHIHFSLFGTEFTQRMVTQMYFPGDPLFAFDPIYQSITDSKARERLIADYDHDVTTHEWATGYRWDIVLTGSLRTPMEA, from the coding sequence ATGACCGATCTGAGTCAAGCCGACATCAACTCCGAGATCGACGCCATCGCGGTGTCCTACCACCGCACCGGACTCGAAGAGTCCCAGCCCCGGCTGGACTATCCGCCCTATCGGAGCAGCGTCCTGCGCCACCCGAAAGCGCAACTGCAACAAGTGGATCCGGAAGGCGTCGAGTTGGCGGCCCCGTGCTTCGGCCCGCGCGACGTGCAACCCCACGAGGCGGACCTGACGATCCAGCACACCGGCGAGCCGATCGGCGAACGCATCGTGGTGACCGGCCGGATCGTCGACGGCGACGGCAGGCCCGTGCGTCGTCAACTCGTCGAGATCTGGCAGGCCAACGCCGCCGGCCGGTACCGCCACCTGCGCGATCAGCACCCGGCGCCGCTTGACCCGAACTTCACCGGGGTGGGGCGCTGCCTGACCGACGACGACGGCAACTACCGGTTCACCACCATCCGGCCCGGCCCGTACCCGTGGCGCAACCACCACAATGCGTGGCGCCCGGCGCACATCCACTTCTCGCTGTTCGGAACCGAATTCACGCAGCGCATGGTCACCCAGATGTACTTCCCCGGCGATCCATTGTTCGCGTTCGACCCGATCTACCAGTCGATCACCGACAGCAAGGCGCGTGAACGCCTGATCGCCGACTACGACCACGACGTCACCACGCACGAGTGGGCCACCGGCTACCGGTGGGACATCGTGCTGACCGGTTCGCTGCGCACCCCGATGGAGGCATGA
- a CDS encoding IclR family transcriptional regulator produces MADDSSRTVAARLLAVVGAFDERHRSLSLTEIARRAEIPLSTAHRLTAALVDGGALQRRDDGRYVIGRLVWQAGLLAPVEGPLRQVAEPYLHDVYAMTMATVHLAVRDGDEVLYLLRIRGRASVPIVSTVGSRLPMYCTGVGKVLLAHAPPDVVDRVLSGLRPVTPRTITQPAVLRHQLTRIRADGIATTSEEMSVGAFSLAVPVIRASDDAVIASIGVVVPSLRRHRQRLVQALQGAARGIGRVL; encoded by the coding sequence ATGGCTGACGATTCGTCGCGGACGGTCGCCGCGCGGCTGCTGGCCGTGGTGGGCGCGTTCGACGAACGCCACCGCAGCCTGTCGTTGACCGAGATCGCCCGCCGCGCCGAGATCCCGCTCTCCACCGCGCATCGGCTGACGGCGGCCCTCGTCGACGGCGGGGCGCTGCAGCGCCGCGACGACGGCCGGTATGTGATCGGCCGCCTCGTCTGGCAGGCGGGTCTGCTCGCCCCCGTCGAAGGCCCACTGCGGCAGGTGGCCGAGCCGTACCTGCACGACGTCTACGCGATGACCATGGCCACGGTGCATCTGGCGGTCCGTGACGGCGACGAGGTGCTCTACCTGTTGCGGATCCGCGGGCGCGCCTCGGTGCCGATCGTCAGCACCGTCGGCAGCAGGCTGCCGATGTACTGCACCGGTGTGGGCAAGGTACTGCTGGCGCATGCTCCGCCGGATGTCGTCGACCGCGTGCTGTCCGGTCTGCGGCCCGTCACGCCGAGAACCATCACCCAACCCGCGGTGCTCAGACATCAGTTGACCCGCATCCGCGCCGACGGCATCGCGACGACGAGCGAGGAGATGTCGGTCGGGGCGTTCTCGTTGGCGGTGCCGGTGATCCGCGCCTCCGACGATGCGGTGATCGCGTCGATCGGCGTTGTCGTGCCGTCACTTCGACGCCACCGCCAGCGCCTCGTGCAGGCGCTGCAGGGCGCGGCCCGCGGCATCGGACGCGTCCTGTGA
- a CDS encoding FadR/GntR family transcriptional regulator — protein MSAEPDPQPTAEAADALLRPVRLGNAFEDTVGRLLETIRLGVLGPGDSLPPERELATRLGVSRDTVREAIKSLGDAGYLVSRRGRYGGTFLADELPSHTLDTPRPTHEEIDDTLRLREILEVGAARMAAGRTLSAAERDGLWSRLADVRAAEGTDDYRRLDSRLHLAIAEAAGSPSLVPLVAENRMRINALLDRIPLLPRNIAHSDDQHEAIVMAILAGDADRAGAAMLDHVSGSAALLHGFLD, from the coding sequence ATGAGCGCCGAACCCGATCCCCAGCCCACCGCCGAAGCCGCCGACGCGCTGCTGCGGCCGGTGCGGCTGGGGAACGCGTTCGAGGACACCGTGGGACGGCTGTTGGAAACCATCCGGCTCGGTGTGCTGGGGCCGGGCGACTCCCTGCCGCCCGAGCGGGAACTGGCCACCCGGCTCGGCGTCAGCCGCGACACCGTGCGTGAGGCCATCAAGTCGCTGGGCGACGCCGGCTATCTGGTGTCGCGGCGTGGGCGCTACGGCGGCACCTTCCTGGCCGACGAACTGCCGAGCCACACCCTCGACACGCCGCGGCCCACGCACGAGGAGATCGACGACACGCTGCGGCTGCGCGAGATCCTGGAGGTCGGTGCCGCGCGCATGGCCGCGGGTCGCACGCTGAGCGCGGCCGAGCGCGACGGCCTGTGGTCACGGCTGGCCGACGTGCGCGCCGCGGAGGGCACCGACGACTACCGCCGCCTGGACTCCCGACTGCACCTGGCGATCGCCGAGGCCGCCGGGTCACCGTCGCTGGTGCCGCTGGTCGCCGAGAACCGGATGCGGATCAATGCACTCCTGGACCGGATCCCGTTGCTGCCCCGCAATATCGCGCACTCCGACGATCAGCACGAGGCGATCGTGATGGCGATCCTCGCCGGCGACGCCGACCGAGCCGGTGCGGCGATGCTCGACCACGTGTCGGGTTCGGCGGCACTGCTGCACGGCTTCCTGGACTGA
- a CDS encoding 3-oxoacyl-ACP reductase, producing MMDLTQRLAGKVAVITGGASGIGLATGRRLRAEGATVVVGDIDPTTGKAAADELEGLFVPVDVAEQEAVDNLFDTAASTYGRIDIAFNNAGISPPEDDLIENTELPAWQRVQDINLKSVYLSCRAALRHMVPAGKGSIINTASFVAVMGSATSQISYTASKGGVLAMSRELGVQYARQGIRVNALCPGPVNTPLLQELFAKDPERAARRLVHIPLGRFAEPEELAAAVAFLASDDASFITASTFLVDGGISSAYVTPL from the coding sequence CTGATGGATCTGACCCAACGACTCGCCGGCAAGGTGGCCGTGATCACCGGCGGCGCAAGCGGTATCGGACTGGCCACCGGCCGCCGGTTGCGTGCCGAGGGCGCCACCGTCGTGGTGGGTGACATCGACCCCACGACCGGCAAGGCCGCCGCCGACGAACTCGAAGGGCTGTTCGTGCCGGTCGACGTCGCCGAGCAGGAGGCCGTCGACAACCTCTTCGACACCGCCGCCTCGACCTACGGGCGCATCGACATCGCGTTCAACAACGCGGGCATCTCGCCGCCCGAGGACGACCTGATCGAGAACACCGAGCTGCCCGCCTGGCAGCGCGTGCAGGACATCAACCTCAAGTCGGTGTATCTGTCCTGCCGCGCGGCGTTGCGGCACATGGTGCCCGCAGGCAAGGGGTCGATCATCAACACCGCGTCGTTCGTCGCGGTGATGGGTTCGGCCACATCACAGATCTCCTACACCGCGTCCAAGGGCGGGGTGCTGGCCATGTCGCGCGAACTGGGCGTGCAGTACGCGCGGCAGGGCATCCGGGTCAACGCCTTGTGCCCCGGACCGGTCAACACCCCGCTGCTGCAGGAGTTGTTCGCCAAGGATCCCGAGCGCGCCGCCCGCAGGCTCGTGCACATCCCGCTGGGCCGGTTCGCCGAACCCGAGGAACTCGCCGCCGCGGTCGCGTTCCTCGCCAGTGACGACGCGTCGTTCATCACGGCGTCGACGTTCCTGGTCGACGGCGGCATCAGCTCCGCCTACGTGACACCCCTTTAG
- a CDS encoding aldehyde dehydrogenase family protein: MTACQVVNPATEQVLTTVDLLDEAAVDDAVQRAAAAQRRWAALAPADRAAALRAFAAAVEAHIGELAALEVSNSGHPIGQAEWEAGHVRDVLNYYAATPERLSGKQIPVAGGLDVTFNEPLGVVGVITPWNFPMTIAAWGFAPALAAGCAVLLKPAEWTPLTTIRLGEIARESGLPEDLFQVLPGKGSVVGERFVSHPGIRKVVFTGSTEVGRRVMAGAAAQVKRVTLELGGKSANIIFDDCDLEKAAATAPYGVFDNAGQDCCARSRILVQRSVYDRFMELLEPAVKGVVVGDPAVRDTEMGPLVSRPHFESVRAYVPDDAPVAFRGSAPSGPGFWFAPTVLTPQRNDRTVTEEIFGPVVTVLAFEDEADAIAVANDTTYGLSGSIWTDNVSRAIRVSRAVEAGNLSVNSHSSVRYNTPFGGFKQSGLGRELGPDAPLSFTETKNVFIAV, translated from the coding sequence ATGACAGCGTGCCAGGTGGTCAACCCGGCGACCGAACAGGTGCTCACCACCGTCGACCTGCTCGACGAGGCTGCCGTCGACGACGCGGTGCAGCGGGCGGCGGCCGCGCAGCGGCGCTGGGCCGCACTCGCACCGGCTGACCGCGCCGCGGCCCTGCGCGCCTTCGCCGCCGCCGTCGAGGCGCACATCGGCGAACTCGCGGCGCTCGAGGTGTCCAACTCGGGGCACCCCATCGGGCAGGCCGAGTGGGAGGCCGGACATGTCCGCGACGTGCTGAACTATTATGCGGCGACGCCGGAACGGTTGTCCGGCAAGCAGATCCCGGTTGCCGGTGGGCTCGACGTGACGTTCAACGAACCGCTCGGTGTCGTCGGTGTCATCACGCCGTGGAACTTCCCGATGACGATCGCGGCGTGGGGCTTCGCGCCCGCGCTCGCGGCAGGTTGCGCGGTGCTGCTCAAACCCGCCGAGTGGACACCGCTCACCACAATCCGGCTCGGCGAGATCGCCCGTGAGTCGGGCCTGCCCGAGGATCTGTTCCAGGTGCTGCCCGGCAAGGGTTCGGTGGTGGGGGAGCGGTTCGTCAGTCACCCCGGCATCCGCAAGGTGGTGTTCACCGGCTCCACCGAAGTGGGCCGGCGCGTGATGGCAGGCGCCGCGGCGCAGGTCAAACGGGTGACCCTCGAACTCGGCGGCAAGAGCGCCAACATCATCTTCGACGACTGCGATCTGGAGAAGGCCGCCGCGACCGCGCCGTACGGCGTGTTCGACAACGCGGGGCAGGACTGCTGCGCGCGTAGCCGAATTCTGGTGCAGCGCAGTGTCTATGACCGGTTCATGGAACTGCTGGAACCCGCTGTGAAAGGTGTCGTGGTGGGAGACCCGGCCGTTCGTGACACCGAGATGGGGCCGCTGGTGTCGCGCCCGCACTTCGAGTCGGTGCGGGCCTACGTACCGGACGACGCCCCGGTGGCATTCCGCGGCTCGGCGCCCAGCGGGCCGGGATTCTGGTTCGCGCCGACGGTGCTCACGCCGCAGCGCAACGACCGCACGGTCACCGAGGAGATCTTCGGACCGGTGGTGACGGTGCTCGCGTTCGAGGACGAGGCCGACGCGATCGCGGTGGCCAACGACACCACATACGGCCTGTCCGGATCGATCTGGACCGACAACGTCTCACGCGCGATCCGCGTGTCCCGTGCCGTCGAGGCGGGCAACCTCAGCGTGAACTCGCACTCCTCGGTGCGTTACAACACCCCGTTCGGGGGTTTCAAGCAGTCCGGTCTCGGTCGCGAACTCGGTCCGGATGCACCGCTGTCGTTCACCGAGACCAAGAACGTCTTCATCGCAGTCTGA
- a CDS encoding gamma-glutamyl-gamma-aminobutyrate hydrolase family protein: MTTYLQQAQTGVWDVRASFLPQIYFTGVNLAGGIAVLLPPQPVDGDVADRVLDRLDGLVITGGPDVEPARYGQKPHPQTNEPARDRDEWEFALLSGALMRGIPVLGVCRGAQVLNTALGGTLHQHLPDVIGHTHHQKGNAIFGTSDVRTVAGTRLASLIGESSDAQCYHHQAIDRLGDGLVVSARDTDDVIEAVELPGDHFVLGVQWHPEERLDDLRLFKAVVEAARTYATERVS; encoded by the coding sequence ATGACCACATATCTGCAGCAGGCGCAGACCGGTGTGTGGGATGTGCGCGCGAGCTTCCTGCCGCAGATCTACTTCACCGGGGTCAACCTGGCCGGCGGCATCGCGGTGCTGCTGCCCCCGCAACCCGTCGACGGCGACGTCGCCGACCGGGTGCTGGACCGGCTCGACGGTCTGGTGATCACCGGAGGCCCCGACGTCGAGCCGGCCCGCTACGGCCAGAAGCCGCATCCGCAGACCAACGAACCGGCCCGCGACCGCGACGAGTGGGAATTCGCGTTGCTGAGCGGGGCTTTGATGCGGGGGATCCCGGTGCTGGGTGTGTGCCGCGGTGCGCAGGTGCTCAACACCGCGCTGGGTGGCACGCTGCATCAGCACCTGCCCGACGTCATCGGGCATACCCACCACCAGAAGGGCAACGCGATCTTCGGCACCTCCGATGTGCGCACCGTGGCCGGCACCCGGCTGGCGTCGCTGATCGGTGAGAGCTCCGACGCCCAGTGCTATCACCACCAGGCCATCGACCGGCTCGGCGACGGACTGGTGGTCAGTGCGCGCGACACCGACGACGTGATCGAGGCGGTCGAGCTGCCCGGCGACCACTTCGTGCTCGGGGTCCAGTGGCACCCCGAAGAGCGGCTGGATGACCTGCGGCTGTTCAAGGCCGTGGTCGAGGCCGCCAGAACCTATGCGACAGAAAGGGTCTCATGA